Proteins encoded together in one Candidatus Goldiibacteriota bacterium window:
- a CDS encoding MFS transporter, with protein MEKQIRLNRLIGITVLFTIAVVLSDVFVNIYIWRLKNNYASLSLYMLSTYAVVPFIFYANGFIARKLDRVSIYRIGIIFYAAFYLCVLVLNQKVTDYLILLGVLKGLAMGFYWFGYHVLTFDYTSPQNRDRFYSITSVASGITSLLAPPVAGYMIVKLGGYTGYYFIFITSALLFISAILMSSSLKSEPVDHPYKIKDLIFTRDKKWRGVLIAYFFLAARDAITMFLFAVLLVKVTDSEFTFGRITILFSAVSITTAYLLGKISKPVHREKLILYGAIIQFAASLVLLVKIDFIFLVIQGLLFPIGDNLIRIPISAYSMDVISESDPEGKRKMEYLVARDLPIAAGRISMMLFFMFLLQHLPVYGIKATIFIISLAPFGIWLALKNTKVKPSKLPPITVSEA; from the coding sequence ATGGAAAAACAAATACGTTTAAACAGGCTTATCGGCATTACAGTGCTTTTTACCATCGCCGTCGTACTTTCGGACGTTTTCGTAAATATTTACATATGGCGCCTTAAAAACAACTATGCGTCATTATCCTTATATATGCTTTCCACCTATGCCGTAGTTCCTTTTATTTTTTACGCCAACGGCTTTATTGCCAGAAAACTGGACCGCGTGTCCATTTACAGGATTGGAATAATATTTTACGCGGCTTTTTACCTGTGCGTGCTTGTCTTAAACCAGAAAGTCACCGACTATCTTATCCTGCTTGGCGTTTTAAAAGGGCTGGCAATGGGTTTTTACTGGTTTGGCTACCATGTGCTTACCTTTGATTATACAAGCCCGCAAAACAGGGACAGGTTTTATTCAATCACTTCCGTGGCTTCCGGAATCACCTCGCTGCTTGCGCCGCCTGTGGCGGGTTATATGATTGTAAAACTTGGCGGGTACACGGGTTACTACTTTATTTTCATAACATCCGCCCTTCTTTTTATAAGCGCCATACTTATGTCATCAAGTTTAAAATCAGAACCTGTTGACCACCCTTACAAAATTAAGGACCTTATATTTACGCGGGACAAAAAGTGGCGCGGGGTACTTATTGCGTACTTCTTTCTTGCGGCGCGCGACGCAATCACAATGTTTTTATTTGCCGTGCTGCTTGTGAAAGTGACCGACAGCGAATTCACCTTCGGCAGGATAACCATCCTGTTTTCCGCCGTGTCAATTACCACCGCTTACCTGCTTGGAAAAATTTCAAAACCGGTACACCGCGAAAAACTTATCCTTTACGGCGCCATAATTCAGTTTGCGGCATCGCTTGTGCTGCTTGTAAAAATAGATTTTATCTTTCTTGTGATTCAGGGGCTTTTATTTCCCATAGGCGATAACTTAATAAGAATCCCCATATCGGCGTATTCAATGGATGTAATTTCGGAAAGCGACCCCGAAGGCAAAAGAAAAATGGAATATCTTGTGGCGCGCGACCTTCCCATTGCCGCCGGAAGGATATCAATGATGCTGTTTTTTATGTTTCTGCTGCAGCACCTTCCTGTTTACGGAATTAAAGCCACCATCTTTATAATTTCGCTGGCG